The Nitrososphaerota archaeon genome has a segment encoding these proteins:
- a CDS encoding shikimate dehydrogenase: MNSLKLPDSSTRLCCLIGYPVKQSPSPAIHNAAFQHLKINAVYMSFAIPENDLVRAVEGLRAIGLLGANVTMPHKEAVMKLLDDADDWAKRIGAVNTIVNRNGKLTGYNTDADGFENPLKRRVKLGKMDAAIIGAGGAAKACAFALGKGGCKEMLILNRTISRAQSLVAAVKKEFGTKVSAKELNQKSLRDAIARHNLIVNATPLGMHEGWFKMSLDKLQKGTIAYDLVYRPIETEFLKELGKLGADCIEGYEMLVEQAALSFEIWTGKKAPKAIMTEAVLSAIGAGP; encoded by the coding sequence ATGAACTCTTTGAAGTTGCCTGATTCAAGCACCAGACTGTGCTGCTTGATAGGCTATCCCGTAAAGCAGTCACCATCACCAGCAATTCATAACGCTGCATTTCAGCACCTAAAGATTAATGCAGTTTACATGTCGTTTGCAATTCCTGAAAACGACCTTGTCAGAGCTGTAGAAGGGTTGCGAGCTATAGGTCTTCTCGGGGCCAATGTTACGATGCCACATAAAGAGGCAGTAATGAAACTTCTTGACGATGCAGATGATTGGGCCAAGAGGATCGGTGCCGTAAACACGATTGTCAATCGAAATGGCAAACTTACAGGATACAATACTGACGCTGATGGTTTTGAGAACCCGCTAAAACGTAGAGTGAAACTCGGCAAGATGGATGCAGCAATAATCGGTGCAGGAGGGGCTGCAAAAGCCTGTGCGTTCGCTCTGGGGAAAGGAGGGTGCAAAGAAATGCTGATTCTAAACAGAACCATTTCAAGGGCGCAGAGCCTCGTTGCAGCAGTAAAGAAAGAATTTGGGACGAAGGTTTCTGCAAAGGAATTGAACCAAAAATCTCTGCGAGACGCAATAGCAAGGCACAATCTGATTGTCAATGCTACTCCTCTAGGCATGCATGAGGGCTGGTTCAAGATGTCTCTGGACAAGCTTCAGAAAGGTACTATTGCGTATGATCTAGTCTACAGGCCGATAGAAACCGAATTCCTCAAGGAATTGGGAAAACTTGGGGCTGACTGTATCGAAGGGTATGAAATGCTGGTTGAGCAGGCAGCGTTATCATTCGAGATATGGACAGGCAAAAAGGCACCGAAGGCTATAATGACCGAAGCTGTGCTTTCAGCGATAGGAGCAGGGCCATAG
- a CDS encoding shikimate kinase: protein MDRQKGTEGYNDRSCAFSDRSRAIVKGKAVVHGAVTIINAISTGKGGALGIDLKTEAAVELIKDSKDIEVEIIGGKKEDPTLAKESVKAVLNHFSINKMGAYVRITSEIPIARGLKSSSVVANSIVLASVRALGKKIPDEEVVKLGVEAAFKAKVTITGAYDDACASYFGGVVLTDNHERKVLKREKINKDLFAVVYVPKERTYTQKFPKERLYPLKYAVEMAFELAMQGEYWKALTLNGLIHSSALGLPTKPAVDALLAGALASGLSGTGPAVAAIAKKEDVIEISKLWSNLDGEVLKANLTNQKARCSVG from the coding sequence ATGGACAGGCAAAAAGGCACCGAAGGCTATAATGACCGAAGCTGTGCTTTCAGCGATAGGAGCAGGGCCATAGTGAAAGGAAAGGCCGTAGTGCACGGAGCCGTTACAATAATCAATGCGATCTCAACAGGCAAGGGAGGGGCTTTAGGCATAGACCTTAAAACCGAAGCAGCTGTCGAACTAATCAAAGATTCTAAAGATATCGAAGTAGAGATTATCGGTGGCAAGAAGGAGGACCCTACGCTTGCAAAAGAATCAGTAAAAGCAGTCCTGAATCATTTTTCGATAAATAAAATGGGCGCCTACGTTAGAATAACTTCGGAGATACCAATTGCACGGGGCTTGAAGAGTTCGAGCGTGGTTGCAAATTCTATCGTCCTTGCTTCAGTAAGAGCTCTTGGCAAAAAGATACCTGATGAAGAAGTTGTTAAACTCGGCGTTGAGGCAGCCTTCAAAGCCAAAGTTACTATCACTGGAGCCTATGACGATGCTTGTGCTAGCTACTTTGGAGGGGTAGTTCTCACGGACAATCATGAAAGAAAGGTTTTGAAAAGAGAGAAAATCAACAAGGATTTGTTCGCAGTGGTCTATGTGCCCAAAGAAAGGACATACACACAGAAATTCCCAAAGGAAAGGCTTTATCCATTAAAGTATGCAGTCGAGATGGCATTCGAGCTCGCCATGCAGGGGGAATATTGGAAGGCGTTGACGCTAAACGGTTTGATACACTCTTCTGCTCTAGGGCTGCCCACGAAACCTGCGGTGGACGCCTTATTGGCTGGGGCATTAGCCTCTGGGTTATCCGGTACAGGACCTGCAGTAGCTGCTATAGCAAAGAAGGAAGATGTAATCGAAATTTCCAAACTCTGGTCAAATCTGGACGGTGAAGTCTTGAAGGCTAATCTGACAAATCAAAAGGCAAGGTGTTCTGTTGGTTAA
- the aroA gene encoding 3-phosphoshikimate 1-carboxyvinyltransferase, whose translation MKRQGVLLVKAEVRPSILNGTANPPPSKTYTHRAFTLGLLADGITTVRNPLLGRDTLATIRACKAFGAEIVEGAEFTLSRPGPLAIPSDVINVDNSGTTIRIMTSVASLVKAGFVVLTGDSSIRTRPMGALLDALHQLGVECWAARLDGLPPIIVRGGGMKGGEAKIRGDVSSQYISSLLLSCPYAKQSSSIRIEGQLVSAPYLEATIRMIALFGGKVETEGSTYHVSISRRYKGTTFTVPADFSSAAFILAGAAITGGHIQIAHINFDLPQADMAILDILQRMGATVRIDRDQGRVEVSSSGELEGGEFNLRNSPDLLPVLAALALKSKDTVTVKGVAHARFKETDRLKVLAMELPKIGAEVQELEDSLIIKAPKTWKACTFDSHDDHRMFMAFSLAGVASREGALVEGVESVDVSYPNFIDDMKALSARLEVIQA comes from the coding sequence ATCAAAAGGCAAGGTGTTCTGTTGGTTAAAGCCGAGGTTAGGCCATCGATACTCAACGGAACTGCCAACCCTCCTCCAAGCAAAACGTACACTCATAGGGCTTTTACGCTCGGATTGTTGGCTGACGGTATAACCACGGTAAGAAACCCTCTGCTCGGTAGGGATACGTTGGCAACTATACGAGCTTGCAAGGCGTTTGGTGCAGAGATTGTGGAGGGAGCGGAGTTCACGCTGTCTAGGCCTGGTCCTCTTGCTATCCCCTCTGATGTCATCAACGTAGACAATTCAGGAACGACGATAAGGATAATGACTTCAGTTGCATCGCTGGTAAAGGCAGGCTTTGTGGTTCTTACTGGAGACTCCAGCATCAGAACAAGACCTATGGGCGCTCTCCTTGATGCTTTGCACCAACTAGGCGTAGAATGCTGGGCAGCAAGACTAGACGGCCTGCCTCCAATAATAGTAAGGGGAGGGGGCATGAAGGGAGGAGAAGCAAAGATTAGAGGCGATGTTTCTTCGCAGTACATCTCTTCTCTCCTGCTTTCATGTCCATACGCTAAGCAGAGTTCTTCGATACGTATTGAGGGACAATTGGTTTCTGCACCGTACCTTGAGGCTACGATAAGGATGATAGCGCTATTTGGAGGCAAGGTCGAAACTGAAGGATCGACTTACCACGTAAGCATAAGCAGGAGATACAAGGGAACAACCTTCACTGTTCCTGCAGACTTCAGCTCCGCAGCGTTTATTCTGGCTGGTGCTGCAATTACTGGAGGGCATATTCAAATCGCTCATATTAACTTCGACCTACCTCAGGCAGACATGGCCATACTCGACATACTGCAGAGAATGGGGGCAACGGTAAGAATTGATAGGGACCAAGGCAGGGTAGAGGTATCTTCATCTGGTGAGCTTGAAGGTGGGGAATTCAACCTAAGAAATTCTCCTGACTTGCTACCAGTTCTGGCCGCCTTGGCATTAAAGAGCAAGGACACTGTTACTGTAAAAGGAGTAGCACACGCACGTTTCAAGGAAACTGACAGGCTGAAGGTTCTGGCAATGGAGCTTCCCAAGATAGGCGCGGAAGTTCAGGAACTCGAAGACAGCCTTATAATAAAAGCACCTAAGACGTGGAAGGCGTGTACCTTTGATTCCCATGACGACCACAGGATGTTCATGGCATTCAGCCTAGCGGGAGTTGCTTCAAGAGAGGGCGCGCTGGTAGAAGGGGTCGAAAGCGTGGATGTTTCGTATCCCAATTTCATTGATGACATGAAAGCCCTGTCTGCAAGGCTGGAGGTGATTCAGGCATGA
- the aroC gene encoding chorismate synthase, whose protein sequence is MSGNILGERFVLVCYGESHGRAIGAVIDGCPAGIHIEREEIQKDLDLRRPGISSISSPRKEEDQVEILSGVFNGMTTGSPIGMLIWNKDVDSKPYDRILKMPRPGHSDMPAWFKYGGFNDIRGGGHFSARLTAAFVMGGAIAKKLLASVFGTEIVAYVTEIGGIKATPISFEEAKSVRYSNEVRCPDSAAAEKMKELILEEKKKGDSLGGLIECIAKNLPIGLGEPVFDSLDSDLARALFSIPAVKGVEFGSGFNAARLRGSQNNDQYTTVGGKIVSKTNNAGGILGGLSFGMPIVSRIAFKPPSSIPKTQKSVNLETMKEEDLIVSGRHDPCVLPRAVPIVEAVVALVLADHALRAGVIPPVIGKH, encoded by the coding sequence ATGAGCGGCAATATTCTCGGCGAGAGATTCGTGCTGGTATGCTATGGAGAAAGCCATGGGAGGGCTATAGGAGCAGTAATAGATGGATGCCCTGCAGGTATACATATTGAGAGAGAAGAGATTCAGAAAGATCTTGATCTGAGAAGACCTGGGATATCGTCTATATCATCCCCTAGAAAAGAAGAGGACCAAGTAGAAATCCTTTCAGGGGTATTCAACGGAATGACTACGGGTTCTCCGATAGGGATGTTGATCTGGAACAAGGATGTCGATTCTAAACCTTATGACAGGATATTGAAAATGCCAAGGCCTGGGCATTCAGACATGCCTGCATGGTTCAAGTACGGAGGTTTCAATGACATTAGAGGCGGAGGGCATTTCTCTGCTAGGCTCACCGCAGCATTTGTGATGGGAGGGGCGATAGCTAAGAAGCTCCTAGCTAGCGTGTTTGGGACGGAGATCGTAGCCTATGTAACGGAGATAGGAGGGATAAAGGCAACGCCGATTAGTTTCGAAGAGGCTAAGAGCGTGAGGTATTCTAACGAAGTACGGTGCCCCGACTCGGCAGCGGCAGAAAAGATGAAGGAGCTTATACTCGAGGAGAAGAAAAAAGGAGATAGTCTGGGAGGTCTGATTGAATGCATCGCAAAAAACTTGCCCATTGGTCTTGGAGAACCCGTCTTCGACTCTCTTGATTCTGATTTGGCAAGAGCTTTGTTCTCAATACCTGCGGTCAAAGGGGTCGAGTTCGGTTCTGGATTCAACGCTGCACGATTAAGAGGTTCGCAGAACAATGACCAATATACAACTGTCGGAGGCAAGATTGTTTCGAAGACCAATAACGCCGGAGGCATCCTTGGAGGGCTGTCGTTTGGTATGCCCATCGTGAGTAGGATCGCGTTTAAACCTCCGTCATCGATACCCAAGACACAAAAATCCGTGAACCTTGAAACGATGAAGGAAGAAGACCTCATAGTATCTGGGAGGCACGACCCTTGCGTTCTCCCCCGCGCAGTTCCCATTGTAGAAGCAGTGGTAGCTCTAGTCCTAGCAGACCACGCATTGCGTGCTGGCGTCATTCCTCCAGTAATAGGGAAGCACTGA
- a CDS encoding aminotransferase class I/II-fold pyridoxal phosphate-dependent enzyme: MKGNTDLRRLRKEIRDTTLEIFDLIAKRMKIGEEIGGIKGSLGLPLLDEKVENELRNTVMQYCVSKGIDKELGTRILTLLFKGTIAREAGRSNSQVVSASKMFARAKELEKQGKKIIHLEVGEPDYAPPRKVLEETKDALYNGFTRYTISSGIPELKARIASHVSKKYNVRFVEKNVICTVGARFGIFAAMNAVLSAGDEVINIEPNWPAYRDTAEFLGARVRTISTTLEKSWEPSLEEIQNSISDATKMLILSYPNNPTGKVLNPKTLEKIVQIARKKNITILSDEVYADYCFVPNKSLIEFEYPNCVVVSSFSKTYAMTGFRLGYAMGNEKILAKMAKIQEIAVLSLPHFIQVGAMKAFDDETYVRRNVAEMKERFKVATKLLTRLPLKFQKPDGGLYVFPKARDANFNANRFVTELLDKKGVAVTPGTGFGNYPHFFRISLNQPANVLIEGIKRMGELLQ; this comes from the coding sequence TTGAAAGGCAACACAGATCTTAGACGGTTGAGGAAGGAAATCCGCGACACGACGTTGGAGATATTCGATCTTATAGCTAAGAGGATGAAGATCGGGGAAGAAATCGGAGGTATCAAGGGATCTCTGGGGCTGCCTCTCCTTGATGAAAAAGTCGAAAACGAATTAAGAAATACCGTCATGCAATATTGTGTAAGCAAGGGCATAGACAAAGAGCTGGGTACAAGGATTCTAACACTTCTTTTCAAGGGAACTATTGCAAGAGAGGCAGGCAGGTCAAACAGTCAAGTAGTTTCAGCATCGAAGATGTTTGCGAGGGCCAAGGAGCTCGAAAAACAGGGGAAGAAAATAATACATCTTGAGGTAGGAGAGCCAGACTATGCGCCACCACGGAAAGTGCTTGAAGAGACAAAAGATGCACTGTATAATGGATTTACGCGCTATACAATATCCTCGGGAATTCCTGAGCTTAAAGCAAGGATAGCTTCGCATGTTAGCAAGAAGTATAATGTCAGGTTTGTCGAGAAGAATGTTATTTGTACTGTGGGTGCAAGATTCGGCATCTTTGCAGCGATGAATGCGGTGCTCTCAGCAGGGGATGAAGTCATAAACATAGAGCCTAATTGGCCTGCATACAGGGACACTGCAGAATTTCTGGGGGCAAGGGTTCGCACCATAAGCACTACACTTGAAAAGTCTTGGGAGCCGTCTCTTGAAGAGATACAGAACTCCATTTCCGATGCGACAAAGATGCTCATTCTGAGCTACCCGAACAATCCAACTGGCAAGGTTCTGAACCCGAAGACGCTTGAAAAGATAGTTCAGATTGCACGTAAGAAAAATATCACAATTCTGAGCGACGAAGTATATGCAGATTACTGCTTTGTACCAAACAAGAGCCTCATTGAATTTGAATATCCAAACTGTGTGGTAGTTTCTTCGTTCTCAAAGACTTATGCTATGACGGGCTTCAGGTTGGGTTATGCAATGGGCAACGAAAAGATTCTTGCAAAGATGGCTAAGATTCAGGAGATAGCGGTTCTCAGCCTTCCTCACTTTATTCAGGTAGGCGCAATGAAGGCTTTTGATGATGAAACTTACGTAAGGAGGAATGTTGCAGAGATGAAGGAGAGGTTTAAAGTGGCGACAAAACTCCTGACCAGACTGCCCCTCAAGTTCCAGAAGCCAGATGGAGGACTGTACGTATTTCCCAAAGCGAGGGATGCAAATTTCAACGCAAATAGATTTGTGACGGAGCTTCTTGACAAGAAGGGCGTTGCCGTAACGCCAGGTACAGGGTTCGGCAACTATCCACATTTTTTCAGAATCTCCCTTAACCAGCCTGCTAATGTGCTAATTGAAGGCATCAAGAGAATGGGAGAACTGCTACAATGA
- a CDS encoding prephenate dehydrogenase/arogenate dehydrogenase family protein — MRVAVIGGTGRMGRWFARYFIANKHDVGIFGRDSKKTTRIAEEIGAKSFTSLEACSKNSNVLIIAVPIYAITKHIEQIAPKLKKDVTLIEITSIKEGVITVLRKIKNVNIISIHPLFGPGASIKAVNRYAMVPVLNPIREGLAFKRLFPKSEVIVVEAEEHDMAMAKVLSLTHLMNALFLKTVGGNTDDLSKLSGTTFGIQLALAMGVMHDEPNQLASLQVQNKHFKEVLRDMIKTTKEWQNLIEAGEQEALSVEYSKIKNAIEKQKAFRESYDKMYAMFRSLQKGEY; from the coding sequence ATGAGAGTTGCTGTAATAGGTGGAACAGGTAGAATGGGGAGATGGTTTGCCCGTTATTTTATTGCTAACAAGCACGATGTCGGCATCTTTGGACGGGACAGCAAGAAGACTACGCGTATAGCTGAAGAAATTGGCGCGAAATCATTTACTTCACTTGAAGCCTGCTCCAAGAATTCCAATGTGCTAATAATTGCAGTACCTATCTATGCAATAACCAAGCACATAGAGCAGATAGCTCCGAAACTTAAGAAAGATGTTACCCTGATAGAGATTACTTCGATAAAGGAAGGCGTGATAACGGTCTTGAGGAAAATAAAGAATGTGAATATAATATCCATACACCCTTTATTCGGGCCTGGAGCCAGCATTAAAGCTGTCAACCGCTACGCCATGGTACCTGTTCTTAATCCGATTAGAGAAGGGTTAGCTTTCAAAAGACTGTTTCCAAAATCTGAAGTCATAGTTGTAGAGGCAGAAGAGCACGACATGGCTATGGCCAAGGTACTCTCCCTGACACACTTGATGAACGCCCTATTCCTTAAGACTGTTGGCGGAAATACTGACGATCTGTCCAAGCTTTCAGGGACGACCTTTGGAATACAGCTGGCTCTGGCAATGGGTGTGATGCATGATGAGCCCAATCAATTGGCGTCGCTTCAGGTTCAAAACAAACATTTCAAAGAGGTTCTAAGAGATATGATAAAGACTACAAAGGAGTGGCAGAATCTTATAGAAGCAGGTGAGCAAGAGGCGTTATCTGTAGAGTACAGCAAGATCAAAAATGCGATAGAGAAGCAAAAGGCGTTCCGAGAATCTTATGATAAGATGTATGCAATGTTCCGCTCGCTGCAGAAGGGCGAGTACTAG
- a CDS encoding transcriptional regulator, producing MASYRTQVRIIADVLRTAKDNGNDGVGITVLLRRANLSYTRLLKIVSTLVASGLMEEVVMEKTSRYKISNKGVEFLQAYGHFEEFARSFGLGL from the coding sequence ATGGCAAGCTATAGAACCCAAGTAAGGATCATTGCTGATGTCCTGCGGACTGCGAAGGATAACGGCAATGATGGAGTAGGCATAACCGTGCTCCTCAGGAGGGCCAATCTCTCCTACACAAGACTCCTGAAGATAGTTTCCACGCTGGTAGCTTCTGGTCTAATGGAAGAGGTTGTGATGGAAAAAACCTCCCGATACAAGATCAGCAACAAAGGCGTGGAATTCCTGCAGGCTTATGGTCACTTCGAAGAGTTCGCAAGGTCGTTCGGTTTAGGTCTCTAG
- the tuf gene encoding translation elongation factor EF-1 subunit alpha produces the protein MADKPHMNLIVCGHVDQGKSTTMGHFLFDLGVIDQRTIEEYAKESEKTGAGDTFKYAWVLDSLKDERERGVTIDLAFQKFETDKYFYTLIDAPGHRDFIKNMITGASEADAAVLMVSARPGETEVGIGPGGQSREHAFLLRTLGVNQLVVCINKMDDSIVGWKESRYNEVKAEVEKLLKTVGYDLKKVNFIPVSGWMGDNLIKKSEKMTWYKGPTLYEVLNTFEPPPKPLDKPLRIPIQDVYSITGVGTVPVGRVETGRMKVGETVLVMPGNVTAEVKSIETHHTQMPEASAGDNIGFNLRGVAKQDIKRGDVIGSVQNPPTVAKEFLAQIIVVFHPTAIAAGYTPVLHAHTSQVAATITELVAKIDPRTGQPTEEKPKSLKTGDSALVKIQPLRPLCIEPFKEFPELGRFALRDMGTTIAAGVVREITQKWAVEKASASKPAAPASKPAKA, from the coding sequence ATGGCAGATAAACCTCACATGAATCTCATAGTATGCGGTCACGTAGACCAAGGAAAGTCGACTACGATGGGTCACTTCCTGTTCGATCTAGGTGTCATCGACCAAAGAACCATCGAAGAGTATGCAAAGGAATCGGAGAAGACAGGCGCAGGTGATACTTTCAAGTACGCTTGGGTTTTGGACTCTCTAAAGGATGAGCGCGAAAGAGGAGTCACTATAGATCTCGCGTTTCAGAAGTTCGAGACTGACAAGTACTTCTACACTCTGATCGATGCTCCAGGCCATAGGGATTTCATTAAGAATATGATCACTGGCGCTTCTGAAGCGGATGCTGCTGTATTGATGGTCTCTGCAAGGCCCGGTGAGACAGAAGTTGGAATCGGCCCTGGTGGCCAGTCAAGGGAGCATGCTTTCCTGCTCAGGACGTTAGGTGTAAACCAGCTTGTCGTCTGCATCAACAAGATGGACGATTCCATAGTGGGCTGGAAGGAGTCAAGATACAACGAGGTAAAGGCTGAAGTTGAAAAACTTCTAAAGACTGTAGGCTACGACCTGAAGAAGGTAAACTTCATCCCGGTATCTGGCTGGATGGGCGACAATCTTATCAAAAAGTCTGAGAAGATGACATGGTATAAGGGGCCAACGCTCTATGAAGTTCTCAATACGTTCGAGCCACCGCCAAAGCCGCTCGACAAGCCTCTGAGGATTCCAATCCAAGATGTCTATTCGATAACTGGGGTAGGGACGGTCCCGGTGGGAAGGGTTGAAACTGGCAGGATGAAGGTCGGTGAAACTGTGCTTGTCATGCCAGGTAATGTAACTGCTGAAGTAAAGTCAATCGAAACTCATCATACGCAGATGCCCGAAGCATCAGCAGGGGATAACATCGGCTTCAACTTGAGAGGCGTTGCAAAGCAGGACATTAAGAGAGGGGACGTAATAGGCTCTGTCCAGAACCCTCCAACAGTAGCAAAGGAGTTCTTGGCTCAGATAATCGTGGTATTCCATCCAACAGCTATAGCTGCTGGCTATACACCTGTACTTCATGCGCACACATCCCAAGTAGCAGCCACCATAACTGAACTGGTTGCAAAGATTGACCCAAGAACTGGGCAGCCGACAGAAGAGAAGCCAAAGTCTCTGAAGACGGGCGATTCTGCTCTAGTAAAGATTCAACCTCTTAGGCCTCTCTGCATAGAACCCTTCAAGGAGTTTCCAGAGCTCGGAAGGTTCGCGCTCAGGGACATGGGCACTACTATTGCTGCTGGAGTGGTCAGAGAAATCACGCAGAAGTGGGCCGTAGAGAAGGCATCTGCCTCAAAGCCTGCAGCCCCTGCATCAAAACCAGCGAAGGCTTAG
- a CDS encoding cobalamin B12-binding domain-containing protein, whose protein sequence is MAAKSTSRSKKIRILVAKPGLDGHDRGVLVLCRAFRDAGMEVIYSGLLPTPEQVVQMAIDEDVDVVALSLLNGTHMTAFPRVAEMLKEKNAGDIIIVGGGIIPPEDRKKLEKFGITGNFGPGTSLKEIIDHIESRVRKER, encoded by the coding sequence ATGGCTGCAAAGAGTACCTCCAGAAGCAAGAAGATCAGGATTTTAGTTGCCAAACCGGGCCTTGATGGGCATGATAGAGGGGTCTTGGTGCTATGCAGAGCCTTCAGGGATGCTGGAATGGAAGTAATCTACAGCGGTCTTTTGCCTACTCCAGAGCAGGTCGTCCAGATGGCCATTGATGAGGATGTAGATGTCGTTGCGTTGAGCCTGCTAAACGGGACGCATATGACAGCATTCCCAAGAGTGGCAGAGATGTTGAAGGAAAAAAATGCAGGTGACATAATCATAGTTGGAGGGGGGATAATACCTCCAGAAGACAGAAAGAAGCTGGAGAAATTCGGGATTACTGGAAACTTTGGCCCAGGTACATCTCTGAAGGAGATTATAGACCATATAGAAAGCAGGGTCAGAAAAGAAAGGTAG
- a CDS encoding methylmalonyl-CoA mutase: MILALERLELLLETQRNYWRVKLSEIEARSRAHGMDQKAMQKSKEHYAKWEEQILEPWLKSSPELDKDFQTPSNIKVKRIYTPLDIESFDSVKDAGLPGGFPYTRGVYPTMYRGKPWTMRMFSGFGTPEDTNKRLKYLIGHGETGLSIAFDMPTLYGYDADSERAAGEVGKCGCNISSLKDMETLLSGIPLGDVSTSMTINAPAAILTAMYAAVGEKQGVPLKKLRGTVQADMLKEYIAQKEWVYPPEAHMRIIRDMMLFCTREMPQWNYVSVSGYHIREAGADAVQELAFTLADGFAYIDLGIEAGLKVEEFAPRISFFFNCCMNFFEEIAKFRAARRIWSAVLKEKYGITNPRALLLRFHTQTSGASLTWQQPMNNIVRTAIEALAAVLGGTQSLHTNSYDEAWALPTEEAVTIALRTQQIIAEETGVTDTIDPLGGSYYLEWLTNEMEERAFKYFDKIESIGGVLAAVKAGYLQREIAETAYRTQKRAEEGRDNIVGVNKHVVEEEPPISTLKIDLKAQRRQVKRLKEVRKQRNNQKVARALQELKSAYKNQDANSMYPILKAVKAYATLGEIVDVGREVFGEWTEPSLI, encoded by the coding sequence ATGATTCTTGCATTAGAAAGGTTAGAGTTATTGCTCGAAACTCAGAGGAACTACTGGCGAGTAAAACTTTCGGAGATCGAAGCTAGAAGCAGAGCACATGGCATGGACCAGAAGGCCATGCAGAAGTCTAAGGAGCATTATGCAAAGTGGGAAGAGCAAATTTTGGAGCCTTGGCTGAAGAGTTCCCCAGAGCTAGACAAAGACTTCCAGACCCCATCCAATATCAAGGTCAAGCGAATCTACACCCCTCTAGACATTGAAAGTTTTGATTCTGTAAAAGATGCAGGACTGCCAGGAGGTTTTCCCTACACAAGAGGCGTCTATCCGACAATGTATAGAGGGAAGCCGTGGACGATGAGGATGTTCTCAGGCTTCGGAACTCCAGAAGATACCAACAAGAGGCTGAAATATCTCATCGGTCATGGAGAAACCGGGCTGAGCATAGCCTTTGACATGCCCACGCTATACGGCTACGATGCTGACAGCGAAAGGGCAGCGGGAGAAGTTGGAAAGTGCGGCTGCAACATTTCTTCATTAAAAGACATGGAAACTCTGCTTAGCGGGATACCGTTAGGAGATGTAAGCACTTCTATGACTATCAATGCTCCAGCGGCAATTCTAACTGCCATGTATGCAGCAGTAGGGGAGAAGCAGGGAGTGCCCCTGAAAAAACTCAGAGGAACCGTCCAAGCAGACATGCTGAAAGAATACATTGCCCAGAAGGAATGGGTCTACCCTCCAGAAGCACACATGCGTATCATCAGAGACATGATGCTATTCTGCACCAGAGAGATGCCACAATGGAACTACGTCAGCGTCAGCGGCTACCATATTCGGGAGGCAGGAGCAGATGCTGTACAGGAGCTTGCATTCACTCTTGCAGATGGTTTTGCATACATCGATCTCGGGATTGAAGCAGGGTTAAAGGTAGAGGAGTTTGCCCCGAGAATATCATTCTTCTTCAACTGTTGCATGAACTTCTTTGAGGAGATAGCGAAATTCAGGGCTGCAAGGAGAATCTGGTCAGCCGTCTTGAAGGAAAAATACGGGATCACAAATCCCAGAGCCCTGCTTCTGAGGTTCCACACTCAAACTTCAGGGGCATCTTTGACATGGCAGCAACCAATGAACAACATTGTAAGGACTGCTATTGAAGCCTTAGCTGCGGTGCTTGGCGGAACCCAGTCCCTGCATACCAACTCCTACGACGAGGCGTGGGCACTGCCAACCGAAGAAGCAGTCACTATAGCTTTGAGAACCCAGCAGATCATAGCAGAAGAGACAGGGGTCACGGACACAATAGACCCGCTGGGAGGCTCTTACTACCTTGAATGGCTCACCAATGAAATGGAAGAAAGGGCTTTCAAATATTTTGACAAAATAGAATCTATTGGAGGAGTGTTAGCAGCGGTAAAGGCTGGCTACCTGCAGAGGGAGATAGCGGAAACTGCCTACAGGACGCAAAAGAGGGCAGAGGAAGGAAGGGATAACATAGTTGGTGTGAATAAGCACGTAGTCGAAGAGGAGCCTCCAATTTCGACCCTGAAGATAGACCTGAAAGCCCAGAGAAGGCAGGTAAAAAGGCTGAAGGAAGTAAGGAAGCAGAGGAACAACCAGAAAGTTGCAAGGGCTCTGCAGGAACTCAAAAGCGCATACAAGAATCAAGATGCGAACAGCATGTACCCGATTCTAAAAGCCGTCAAGGCATATGCAACTCTGGGCGAAATTGTCGATGTAGGCAGAGAAGTCTTCGGGGAATGGACAGAACCTTCGCTAATATAG